The Siniperca chuatsi isolate FFG_IHB_CAS linkage group LG7, ASM2008510v1, whole genome shotgun sequence genome includes a window with the following:
- the LOC122879583 gene encoding beta-galactosidase-1-like protein 2 isoform X1: MSRVEGLRANSSQFTLEGEPFHILGGSIHYFRVPRAYWEDRLLKMKACGLNTLTTYVPWNLHEPERGTFNFQDQLDLKAYVSLAAEMGLWVILRPGPYICAEWDLGGLPCWLLQDKGMQLRTTYPGFVDAVNLYFDKLVSIIKPLMFEEGGPIIAVQVENEYGSYAKDEKYMPFIKNCLQSRGIKELLLTSDNWEGLRYGGMEGVLKTINLQRLSFGAIQHLADMQPQKPLMVMEYWSGWFDVWGEHHHVFHAEDMLAVVSEILERGVSINLYMFHGGTSFGFMNGAMDFGTYKPQVTSYDYDAPLSEAGDCTLKYQLLRNLFSQYHSEPLPEEPSTQERRAYDPVAIQQHLSLWDSLHFTNKPYRSERPVNMENLPVNNNNGQSYGYTLYETTITSGGTLNSRNNIRDRALVFVDRQYVGSLDYKTHELALPDRKGEMMLSLLVENCGRVNYGKALDEQRKGIVGDILLNHTPLRGFTIFCLDMKPGFMKRLMSSGQWKSDFKSPSIPGFFQARLYVDGPPRDTFIRLPGWGKGAVFVNGQNLGRHWFIGPQNFLYLPGAWLRSGENQIIVFEEQKADDKILFAENPEHGKTTDVYKLPFCTLL; encoded by the exons atgagCCGTGTGGAAGGTCTGAGGGCCAACTCGTCTCAGTTCACTCTGGAGGGAGAGCCCTTCCACATCCTGGGAGGCTCCATCCATTACTTCCGTGTCCCCAGAGCCTACTGGGAGGACCGGCTGCTGAAGATGAAGGCCTGTGGCCTCAATACTCTCACGAC ATATGTGCCATGGAATCTGCATGAGCCTGAGAGAGGAACATTCAACTTTCAGGATCAGTTGGACCTCAA GGCCTATGTCAGTTTAGCAGCAGAGATGGGTCTGTGGGTGATCCTACGGCCTGGACCTTACATCTGCGCTGAATGGGACTTGGGCgggttgccatg CTGGTTGTTACAAGATAAAGGCATGCAGTTGAGGACAACATATCCTGGATTTGTAGACGCTGTAAACCTCTACTTTGACAAGCTTGTCTCAATTATCAAACCTCTGATG tttgaagAGGGAGGCCCAATCATTGCTGTTCAAGTTGAGAACGAGTACGGATCATATGCCAAAGATGAGAAATACATGCCATTTATAAAGAAT tgTCTCCAGTCCAGAGGGATCAAGGAGCTTCTGCTGACTTCAGACAACTGGGAGGGCTTGAGatatggagggatggagggag TTCTAAAAACAATAAACCTTCAGAGACTGTCGTTCGGAGCTATCCAGCACTTAGCTGACATGCAG CCCCAGAAACCTCTAATGGTGATGGAGTATTGGTCTGGGTGGTTTGACGTCTGGGGAGAACATCACCACGTGTTCCATGCCGAGG ACATGCTAGCTGTTGTGTCAGAGATCCTGGAGAGAGGTGTCTCCATTAATCTGTACATGTTCCATGGGGGAACCAGCTTTGGCTTCATGAATGGAGCGATGGACTTTGGCACCTACAAACCTCAGGTCACCAGTTATG ATTACGATGCTCCTCTATCTGAGGCGGGGGATTGCACCCTAAAATATCAACTCTTGAGGAATTTATTCAGCCAGTACCACT CTGAGCCTCTTCCTGAAGAGCCCTCTACTCAGGAGAGGAGAGCGTACGACCCTGTTGCCATCCAGCAGCACCTGTCACTGTGGGACAGCCTGCACTTCACCAACAAG CCATACAGGTCAGAGAGGCCAGTGAACATGGAGAATCTCcctgtcaacaacaacaatggtcAGTCATATGGTTACACACTGTATGAAACCACCATCACCAGTGGGGGAACCCTCAACTCCAGGAACAACATCAGAGACAGAGCTCTG GTTTTCGTGGACAGACAATATGTTGGTAGTTTGGACTACAAGACTCATGAGCTGGCACTCCCTGATAGGAAG GGAGAGATGATGTTGAGCTTACTTGTGGAGAACTGTGGAAGAGTGAATTATGGGAAAGCTCTGGATGAACAGCGCAAAG GTATTGTGGGAGACATTCTGTTGAATCACACCCCTCTGAGAGGATTTACCATCTTCTGTTTAGATATGAAGCCAGGCTTTATGAAACG ATTAATGAGTTCAGGTCAGTGGAAGTCTGACTTCAAGTCCCCCTCCATTCCAGGATTTTTCCAGGCCAGACTGTATGTGGACGGTCCTCCCAGAGACACCTTCATCAGACTTCCT GGTTGGGGTAAAGGAGCTGTGTTTGTAAATGGGCAAAATCTTGGACGTCATTGGTTCATCGGTCCCCAGAATTTCCTTTATCTCCCAGGAGCTTGGCTCAGAAGTGGAGAGAATCAG ATTATTGTTTTCGAGGAACAAAAGGCGGATGACAAAATACTGTTTGCTGAAAATCCTGAACATGGAAAGACAACTGATGTTTACAAACTCCCCTTTTGCACACTGCTGTGA
- the ilvbl gene encoding 2-hydroxyacyl-CoA lyase 2, with the protein MESFGAIGTVLGCSAGIAVGGLVFAAYKLGLLYQLFHKTETKSPRHGGESVAEVLRAHGVKYVFTLVGGHISPILVACEKVGIRIVDTRHEATAVFAADAVARLSGTVGVAAVTAGPGLTNTVTAVKNAQMAESPLLLLGGAAGTLLQGRGALQDIDQMSLFKPLCKFCASIRTIREIVPTVRKALAIAQSGTPGPVFIEFPIDTLYPYHVVSKEFGVKNPPKGLMGKIVSWYLNNHLMNLFAGAWETRDVSPLPVDIPQATDDQVQKCIELVSRAKTPVILLGSQATLPPTPVDDIRKALEDLGIPCFLGGMSRGMLGKDSPIHIRQNRRDALKEADLVLLAGTVCDFRLSYGRVLNRRSKVIAVNRDKTQLLKNSDMFWKPTIAIQGDAGSFLVRLSKGLKGHRCPEEWPQSLKAGDITKEDANRAKADEKTEHHLNPLKVLHRVDELMAEDSIIVADGGDFVGSAAYIMRPRGPMRWLDPGAFGTLGVGGGFALGAKLCRPESEVWIVYGDGSLGYSVAEFDTFTRHKTPVIAVVGNDACWSQISREQVPILGSNVACGLAFTDYHIVADGYGGKGYLVGHEDKDRLSDIIRQVQRETQEGKATLLNVLIGKTNFREGSISV; encoded by the exons ATGGAGTCATTTGGAGCCATTGGCACCGTTCTTGGATGCTCTGCGGGCATTGCGGTGGGTGGTCTTGTCTTTGCAGCCTACAAACTTGGCTTACTCTACCAGTTGTTTCACAAG ACTGAGACGAAGAGCCCACGGCATGGTGGCGAGAGCGTGGCAGAGGTGCTCCGCGCCCACGGGGTCAAGTACGTTTTCACCCTTGTCGGTGGACACATCTCACCTATCCTGGTGGCTTGCGAGAAGGTGGGCATCCGCATTGTGGACACCAGACACGAGGCCACTGCTGTCTTCGCTGCTGATGCTGTGGCAAGACTCTCAG GCACTGTTGGTGTAGCAGCAGTGACTGCTGGCCCAGGCCTCACTAACACTGTGACAGCAGTGAAGAATGCTCAGATGGCTGAATCTCCATTGCTGCTCTTGGGTGGAGCTGCTGGTACACTGCTTCAG GGCAGAGGTGCGCTGCAAGACATCGACCAGATGTCTCTCTTCAAGCCGCTGTGTAAGTTCTGTGCCTCCATCAGGACTATCAGGGAGATTGTGCCTACTGTCAGGAAAGCCCTGGCCATCGCCCAGTCGGGAACTCCTGGTCCTGTTTTCATAGAGTTCCCCATCGACACGCTCTATCCTTACCATGTTGTGTCCAAAGAGTTTGGAGTTAAAAACCCTCCCAAAGGACTGATGGGAAAAATTGTCTCATG GTACCTCAATAACCACCTCATGAACCTATTTGCTGGAGCCTGGGAGACCAGAGATGTGTCTCCGCTTCCTGTTGACATCCCACAAGCCACGGACGATCAG GTACAAAAGTGCATAGAGCTGGTGAGTCGAGCCAAGACACCTGTTATTCTGCTGGGTAGCCAAGCAACACTACCCCCAACTCCGGTTGATGACATCAG gAAGGCATTGGAGGACCTGGGCATCCCCTGCTTCCTTGGGGGCATGTCCCGTGGCATGCTGGGTAAAGACAGTCCCATCCACATCAGACAAAACAGGCGAGATGCTCTGAAGGAGGCCGACTTGGTGCTCTTAGCAG gcACTGTGTGTGACTTCCGGCTGAGCTACGGCAGAGTTCTTAACAGACGCAGTAAGGTCATCGCTGTCAACAGAGATAAGACGCAGCTGCTGAAAAACTCAGATATGTTCTGGAAACCAACTATAGCAATTCAGG GTGATGCTGGTTCATTCTTAGTGCGGCTTTCCAAAGGCCTGAAGGGCCATCGCTGTCCAGAGGAATGGCCTCAGAGCCTCAAAGCAGGAGATATAACCAAAGAAGATGCAAACAG GGCTAAAGCTGATGAGAAGACTGAACACCACTTAAATCCCTTGAAAGTTCTCCACCGTGTGGATGAGCTGATGGCGGAGGACAGCATCATTGTTGCTGATGGGGGTGATTTTGTTGGAAGTGCTGCTTACATAATGAGACCAAGAGGACCTATGCGTTGGCTAGATCCAG GAGCCTTTGGGACCCTGGGAGTTGGAGGAGGATTCGCCCTGGGGGCAAAACTGTGCCGGCCTGAATCTGAG GTGTGGATAGTGTATGGTGATGGATCCTTAGGATACAGTGTTGCAGAGTTTGACACATTCACCAGACACAAG ACACCAGTTATAGCTGTGGTGGGAAATGATGCATGTTGGAGTCAGATATCCAGAGAGCAGGTTCCCATACTCGGCAGCAATGTGGCGTGTGGCCTTGCATTTACAG ATTATCATATAGTGGCAGATGGTTACGGTGGTAAGGGCTACCTTGTAGGGCATGAGGACAAGGACAGGCTAAGCGACATCATCAGACAGGTTCAGAGGGAGACCCAGGAGGGCAAGGCTACACTTCTCAATGTTCTGATAGGGAAGACCAACTTTAGAGAGGGTTCTATCTCTGTATAG
- the LOC122879583 gene encoding beta-galactosidase-1-like protein 2 isoform X2, translating to MSRVEGLRANSSQFTLEGEPFHILGGSIHYFRVPRAYWEDRLLKMKACGLNTLTTYVPWNLHEPERGTFNFQDQLDLKAYVSLAAEMGLWVILRPGPYICAEWDLGGLPCWLLQDKGMQLRTTYPGFVDAVNLYFDKLVSIIKPLMFEEGGPIIAVQVENEYGSYAKDEKYMPFIKNCLQSRGIKELLLTSDNWEGLRYGGMEGVLKTINLQRLSFGAIQHLADMQPQKPLMVMEYWSGWFDVWGEHHHVFHAEDMLAVVSEILERGVSINLYMFHGGTSFGFMNGAMDFGTYKPQVTSYDYDAPLSEAGDCTLKYQLLRNLFSQYHSEPLPEEPSTQERRAYDPVAIQQHLSLWDSLHFTNKPYRSERPVNMENLPVNNNNGQSYGYTLYETTITSGGTLNSRNNIRDRALVFVDRQYVGSLDYKTHELALPDRKGEMMLSLLVENCGRVNYGKALDEQRKGIVGDILLNHTPLRGFTIFCLDMKPGFMKRIFPGQTVCGRSSQRHLHQTSWLG from the exons atgagCCGTGTGGAAGGTCTGAGGGCCAACTCGTCTCAGTTCACTCTGGAGGGAGAGCCCTTCCACATCCTGGGAGGCTCCATCCATTACTTCCGTGTCCCCAGAGCCTACTGGGAGGACCGGCTGCTGAAGATGAAGGCCTGTGGCCTCAATACTCTCACGAC ATATGTGCCATGGAATCTGCATGAGCCTGAGAGAGGAACATTCAACTTTCAGGATCAGTTGGACCTCAA GGCCTATGTCAGTTTAGCAGCAGAGATGGGTCTGTGGGTGATCCTACGGCCTGGACCTTACATCTGCGCTGAATGGGACTTGGGCgggttgccatg CTGGTTGTTACAAGATAAAGGCATGCAGTTGAGGACAACATATCCTGGATTTGTAGACGCTGTAAACCTCTACTTTGACAAGCTTGTCTCAATTATCAAACCTCTGATG tttgaagAGGGAGGCCCAATCATTGCTGTTCAAGTTGAGAACGAGTACGGATCATATGCCAAAGATGAGAAATACATGCCATTTATAAAGAAT tgTCTCCAGTCCAGAGGGATCAAGGAGCTTCTGCTGACTTCAGACAACTGGGAGGGCTTGAGatatggagggatggagggag TTCTAAAAACAATAAACCTTCAGAGACTGTCGTTCGGAGCTATCCAGCACTTAGCTGACATGCAG CCCCAGAAACCTCTAATGGTGATGGAGTATTGGTCTGGGTGGTTTGACGTCTGGGGAGAACATCACCACGTGTTCCATGCCGAGG ACATGCTAGCTGTTGTGTCAGAGATCCTGGAGAGAGGTGTCTCCATTAATCTGTACATGTTCCATGGGGGAACCAGCTTTGGCTTCATGAATGGAGCGATGGACTTTGGCACCTACAAACCTCAGGTCACCAGTTATG ATTACGATGCTCCTCTATCTGAGGCGGGGGATTGCACCCTAAAATATCAACTCTTGAGGAATTTATTCAGCCAGTACCACT CTGAGCCTCTTCCTGAAGAGCCCTCTACTCAGGAGAGGAGAGCGTACGACCCTGTTGCCATCCAGCAGCACCTGTCACTGTGGGACAGCCTGCACTTCACCAACAAG CCATACAGGTCAGAGAGGCCAGTGAACATGGAGAATCTCcctgtcaacaacaacaatggtcAGTCATATGGTTACACACTGTATGAAACCACCATCACCAGTGGGGGAACCCTCAACTCCAGGAACAACATCAGAGACAGAGCTCTG GTTTTCGTGGACAGACAATATGTTGGTAGTTTGGACTACAAGACTCATGAGCTGGCACTCCCTGATAGGAAG GGAGAGATGATGTTGAGCTTACTTGTGGAGAACTGTGGAAGAGTGAATTATGGGAAAGCTCTGGATGAACAGCGCAAAG GTATTGTGGGAGACATTCTGTTGAATCACACCCCTCTGAGAGGATTTACCATCTTCTGTTTAGATATGAAGCCAGGCTTTATGAAACG GATTTTTCCAGGCCAGACTGTATGTGGACGGTCCTCCCAGAGACACCTTCATCAGACTTCCT GGTTGGGGTAA